The genomic DNA CATGGTTTCTAGCATGATCTGTGCCGAATCCGAAGGGGCAGTGATGCGGAAATCTCGCCGGAAGTCGGGCATGAAGAGAGGCGGCCGACGGCCTTGCCCCGAACCGGATCGGGGGGAGCGGCAGGTCTATGTCCAGCTGGCCCGGGAAGACGTGGCCAGGTTCAAGTTCCTGCTTGAGTCTTACGACAATTTGGCCTATTTGACGACGATCGACCGGTTCAAGGCCGTGGTCCGCATCTCGACCACCATGTCCCGCCTGGATGAAGTTCGGGAGTTTCTGGGTAAGGTGGGTGGAGAAATGCTGGTACGAACGCTCGAATTTTGACGGGGGCAGTGAGAATGACACGAAAGATGATGGTGATGCTCGTCGTGGCGTCATTTTTTTGTCTCGGCATGGGTGGAGGGGTGGATGTGGTCTCGAGCATTCCCAAGCCCGACCGGGTCTTTAACGTCCGAGTGGTTGATGCCACGGACACGTCGTACAACGCCGGTCAGGTTTCGGTGGACGGGGTGACCTTCC from Deltaproteobacteria bacterium includes the following:
- a CDS encoding DUF4911 domain-containing protein; the encoded protein is MVSSMICAESEGAVMRKSRRKSGMKRGGRRPCPEPDRGERQVYVQLAREDVARFKFLLESYDNLAYLTTIDRFKAVVRISTTMSRLDEVREFLGKVGGEMLVRTLEF